A region from the Janthinobacterium agaricidamnosum genome encodes:
- a CDS encoding heavy metal translocating P-type ATPase, with translation MQPASPYLQSFTVEGMTCASCAARVEKALAAVPGVTSASINLATDTARVASSQNVPLATLQAAVDKAGYAVAQREIDLNIAGMTCASCVGRVEKALLKVPGVLAASVNLATESARIKVTGDADAGVLIAAIDQAGYAATVPAASHASAPAAAPNRDGMKVAFAAVLAFPLMLPMLLEWAGIHLMLPGWLQFALATPVQFYFGARFYKAGWKAARAGSGNMDLLVALGTSAAYGLSVYQWLTAGEMLPHLYFEASAVVITLVLLGKWLESRAKRQTASAIRALQVLRPEAARVRRDGVELDLPVEQVKVGDLVVIRPGERVAVDGVVVEGASQVNESLITGESLPVDKHPGDKVTGGAINADGLLLVRTQAVGGETTLSRIIRLVEDAQAAKAPIQHLVDKVSAIFVPVVLLLALLTMLGWWFATGELENAIINAVAVLVIACPCALGLATPTAIMAGTGVAARYGILIKDAEALEVAHAVNTVVFDKTGTLTIGKPALAALHAHGIDDARLLQLAASIQRGSEHSLATAVLDAAAARHVEPLPATALAALPGRGLAAHVDGLDLKLGSTRLMQELNVDMAPLAAQALSLENTGNTISWLASESELLGLFAFSDQVKPNAQAAIAHLHSLGIRTVMLTGDNQGSADAVGKLLGIDTVAAKMLPADKTAKIVALKGEGAKVAMVGDGINDAPALAAADVGIAMSTGTDVAMHAAGITLMRGDPALVADAIDISRRTYSKIRQNLFWAFIYNLIGIPLAAFGLLNPMVAGAAMAFSSVSVISNALLLRRWKARSHAGSAHTKES, from the coding sequence ATGCAGCCAGCTTCCCCTTATTTGCAATCGTTCACGGTCGAAGGCATGACCTGCGCCTCGTGCGCCGCCCGCGTTGAAAAGGCGCTGGCGGCCGTGCCGGGCGTGACCAGCGCCAGCATCAACCTGGCCACCGATACGGCCAGGGTGGCGTCCAGCCAGAACGTTCCGCTGGCCACCTTGCAGGCGGCGGTGGACAAGGCCGGCTATGCGGTGGCGCAGCGCGAGATCGACCTGAACATCGCCGGCATGACGTGCGCCTCGTGCGTGGGCCGGGTGGAAAAAGCCTTGCTGAAGGTGCCCGGCGTGCTGGCCGCCAGCGTCAACCTGGCCACGGAAAGCGCGCGCATCAAGGTGACGGGCGACGCCGATGCGGGCGTCCTGATCGCCGCCATCGACCAGGCCGGCTATGCCGCCACGGTGCCCGCCGCCAGCCACGCCAGCGCGCCCGCGGCGGCGCCCAACCGCGACGGCATGAAAGTGGCGTTCGCGGCCGTGCTGGCTTTCCCATTGATGCTGCCCATGCTGCTCGAGTGGGCCGGCATCCATTTGATGCTGCCCGGCTGGCTGCAATTCGCGCTGGCCACGCCCGTGCAGTTTTACTTTGGTGCGCGTTTCTACAAGGCGGGCTGGAAGGCGGCGCGCGCCGGCAGCGGCAATATGGATTTGCTGGTGGCGCTGGGCACGAGCGCCGCGTATGGCTTGTCCGTCTATCAATGGCTGACGGCGGGCGAGATGCTGCCGCACCTGTACTTTGAAGCGTCGGCCGTCGTCATCACGCTGGTGTTGCTGGGCAAATGGCTGGAAAGCCGCGCCAAGCGCCAGACGGCTTCGGCCATCCGCGCGCTGCAAGTCTTGCGCCCGGAGGCGGCCCGCGTGCGCCGCGACGGCGTCGAGCTCGATTTGCCCGTGGAACAGGTGAAAGTGGGCGACCTGGTGGTTATCCGCCCCGGTGAACGGGTGGCCGTCGATGGCGTGGTGGTGGAAGGCGCCAGCCAGGTCAACGAGTCGCTGATCACGGGCGAAAGCTTGCCGGTCGATAAGCATCCGGGCGACAAGGTGACGGGCGGCGCCATCAATGCCGATGGTTTGTTGCTGGTGCGCACGCAAGCCGTGGGCGGCGAGACGACCTTGTCGCGCATCATCCGCCTGGTGGAAGATGCGCAGGCGGCCAAGGCGCCGATCCAGCACCTGGTCGACAAGGTCAGTGCGATCTTCGTGCCCGTGGTGCTGTTGCTGGCGCTGCTGACCATGCTGGGCTGGTGGTTCGCTACCGGCGAACTGGAGAACGCCATCATCAATGCCGTGGCCGTGCTGGTCATCGCCTGCCCGTGCGCACTGGGCCTGGCCACGCCGACGGCCATCATGGCCGGCACGGGCGTGGCTGCCCGTTACGGCATCCTGATCAAGGATGCGGAAGCGCTGGAAGTGGCGCACGCCGTCAATACCGTCGTGTTCGACAAGACGGGCACCTTGACTATCGGCAAGCCCGCCCTGGCGGCCCTGCATGCGCACGGCATCGACGATGCCCGGCTGCTGCAGCTGGCGGCCAGCATCCAGCGTGGCAGCGAGCACAGCCTGGCTACGGCCGTGCTGGATGCGGCGGCCGCGCGCCACGTCGAGCCCTTGCCGGCCACGGCCCTGGCGGCCTTGCCGGGCCGTGGCCTGGCGGCGCATGTCGACGGCCTGGACCTGAAACTGGGCAGCACGCGCCTGATGCAGGAGTTAAACGTGGACATGGCGCCGCTGGCGGCACAGGCCTTGTCGCTGGAAAACACGGGTAATACGATCTCGTGGCTGGCTTCGGAATCGGAGCTGCTGGGCCTGTTCGCCTTCAGCGACCAGGTCAAGCCGAATGCGCAGGCGGCTATTGCCCATTTGCACAGCCTGGGCATCCGCACGGTGATGTTGACCGGGGATAACCAGGGCAGCGCCGACGCCGTCGGCAAGCTGCTGGGCATCGACACGGTGGCGGCGAAAATGCTGCCGGCCGATAAAACCGCTAAAATTGTTGCGCTGAAAGGCGAGGGCGCGAAGGTGGCCATGGTGGGCGACGGCATCAACGATGCGCCCGCGCTGGCCGCTGCCGACGTGGGCATCGCCATGTCGACGGGCACGGACGTGGCCATGCATGCGGCCGGCATCACGCTGATGCGCGGCGATCCGGCCCTGGTGGCGGACGCCATCGATATCTCGCGCCGCACCTACAGCAAGATACGGCAGAATCTGTTCTGGGCCTTCATTTACAACCTGATCGGCATTCCGCTGGCCGCCTTCGGCTTGCTCAACCCCATGGTGGCGGGCGCGGCGATGGCCTTCAGTTCCGTCAGCGTGATCAGCAATGCCCTGTTGCTGCGCCGCTGGAAAGCCCGCAGTCATGCAGGCAGCGCGCATACCAAGGAGTCATAG
- a CDS encoding beta strand repeat-containing protein, giving the protein MHNHVQHASAFILTPAFSFPLAPPLRRTALALLLAGCFGAAQANPALPQVVNGQATFSQQGNIFSITNTPNTIINWQSFSIHAGEITRFIQQSGNSAVLNRITGQDPSKILGALESNGKVFLINPNGIVFGQGAKVDVNGLVASSLGMTNEDFLAGKRQFTAGGVAGGVSNAGMINAGKGGQVLLIAPNVENTGIITAPNGEVILAAGRSVQLADPGNPQLRVLVSAPADQALNLGQIIAQGGSIGMAGALVSQRGVLNANSAVVGENGRIVLKASGKALLEAGSVTSAAGAAGTGGQIQVLGEQVGLLGNAKVDASGATGGGTVLLGGDYQGKNAAVHNARQVLVGKDASVNADAIVSGNGGKVIAWGNESAQVHGSISARGGAQGGDGGFVETSGHYLAVDGIRVNTSAARGKRGNWLLDPYDIDVVQGPGGNLANVDQFSDMPSTGSTSIGADTISGATSDVTLQALHRINFSSSVNMLNSGVSLTAQAGETINVYAAITTNGGNVTLSANDPASTSGNYGPGSNVNLNAAITSNGGNISLSGASIEGAAAVHVGNGNLSLRANDALGGINLSGGAGQLAGNGIAGQTVTLQADNITVAGGIDVGGTAGGANVIIKPLSSARSIDLGTKSGTALSLNAVELAGISAASLTIGDGTNTGGLRISDALARSGDLHLNSGSAITATGAVTVGGSFVLDGGAWVQNAAALPGFSARNFTIGSGASFLRVAGGDGAATPYLLADIYGLQGIASLGLGNSYRLAGNIDASGTANWNDGQGFVPIAGSGSGFSGVFDGGGFTLSNLKIDRSLVPGPAAGLFGTVQGGTLRNLTLSGGSVTGRANVGALAGEVVSGTISGVNSSVAVSGQRNVGGLVGSNGGAITLSASSGAVTGVNADNGGAIGGLAGSNASGASIATSYATGVVTGAREMIGGLVGNNQGALSQSYATGNVSGARSIGGLVGLNGGSIDDAYASGAVGRAVTADPILSMENMGGLVGESTGSVSHVFSSGAVSGDGYASVGAVAGRVSAGSPFSYGFFNYETSLVQTGGGGSSGRSTAQMRQQGSFSDYNFSSVWRIYEGYTTPMLKAFLKPLQVNLSGNATGKVYDGQLAAFLGSIAYVGLIDGDTGVNGSLGYGSNARNVGSYAATGLWSTKYDITMGGTTTFAITPRTLNVQFNGVNKVYDGTTGAALGFGDDRVAGDRLNLSALASFSDKNAGAGKTVFVTNLSLGGADAGNYLLTSTGGTTQATIAQKQLSTWVGSGSGLWSDAANWDGGVVPEGANVLAVDFSNSKGIVTYSAAAGNTILKNLTASAGLLLTGGSLTLGDKAPDSSLLASLEINGGNLLLNGSLSADRYVQGGGVLSGNGNLLVANSFNQTAGAIRLAGQLAITQAAGDLRFASLAANDVQLSALNGAIGQDGALLASSLTVQARDGIVLSNAGNQVSSFSANNRAGGGIALNNTSAPGTLALGTLTTGAGNIAIDNTGGVTAGNIDANGGNVSVTAHSPVAVNGRIAGNDIALNAGTDVLLGDGAQLVAARDISLAAGRDISIKGNSRVASGGNFTASAEGNVLFADTASFTLPAAASMSVLAKTGSITGTQGVRINRQRTSVGLQAPNGTVSMADAIFLPVTTVEQPVIINVIINNTLNVIKQADYANVPLVSKLPAKPADKVPDDKDVTASAGDSTGLTKNESVKKMYCN; this is encoded by the coding sequence ATGCACAACCACGTCCAGCACGCCTCCGCTTTCATCCTGACGCCCGCCTTTTCATTCCCGCTTGCGCCGCCCCTGCGCCGCACGGCGCTGGCACTGCTGCTGGCCGGCTGTTTCGGCGCCGCGCAGGCCAACCCCGCCTTGCCGCAGGTGGTCAACGGACAGGCCACGTTCAGCCAGCAGGGCAACATCTTTTCGATCACGAACACGCCCAACACCATCATCAACTGGCAGAGTTTTTCCATCCATGCGGGCGAAATCACGCGCTTCATCCAGCAAAGCGGCAATAGCGCCGTACTGAACCGCATTACGGGACAAGACCCCAGCAAGATCCTGGGCGCGCTCGAATCGAACGGCAAGGTCTTCCTGATCAACCCGAACGGCATCGTTTTCGGCCAGGGGGCGAAAGTGGACGTGAACGGGCTGGTCGCCTCCAGCCTGGGCATGACGAATGAGGATTTCCTGGCCGGCAAGCGCCAGTTCACGGCCGGCGGCGTGGCCGGCGGCGTCAGCAATGCGGGCATGATTAACGCGGGCAAGGGCGGGCAAGTGCTGCTGATCGCGCCGAACGTGGAAAACACGGGCATCATCACGGCGCCCAATGGCGAAGTGATCCTGGCGGCCGGGCGCAGCGTGCAGCTGGCCGACCCCGGCAATCCGCAATTGCGCGTACTGGTCTCTGCGCCGGCCGACCAGGCGCTGAACCTGGGCCAGATCATCGCCCAGGGCGGCAGCATCGGCATGGCCGGCGCGCTGGTCAGCCAGCGCGGCGTGCTCAACGCCAACAGCGCCGTCGTCGGCGAGAACGGCAGGATCGTGCTCAAGGCCAGCGGCAAGGCGCTGCTCGAAGCGGGCAGCGTCACCAGCGCCGCGGGCGCGGCCGGCACGGGCGGCCAGATTCAAGTGCTGGGCGAGCAAGTGGGTTTGCTGGGCAATGCAAAGGTCGACGCCAGCGGCGCGACTGGCGGCGGCACGGTCTTGCTGGGCGGTGATTACCAGGGCAAGAACGCGGCCGTGCACAATGCGCGGCAAGTACTCGTCGGCAAGGATGCCAGCGTCAATGCCGATGCGATTGTCAGCGGCAACGGCGGCAAGGTCATCGCCTGGGGCAATGAATCGGCCCAGGTGCACGGCAGCATTTCCGCGCGCGGCGGTGCGCAAGGCGGCGACGGCGGCTTCGTGGAAACGTCCGGCCATTACCTGGCCGTCGACGGCATCCGCGTCAATACCAGCGCGGCGCGCGGCAAGCGCGGAAACTGGCTGCTCGATCCGTATGATATCGACGTGGTGCAGGGACCGGGCGGCAACCTTGCCAATGTCGATCAGTTCAGCGATATGCCGTCGACCGGCAGCACCAGCATCGGCGCCGATACGATCTCCGGCGCCACCAGCGACGTTACCTTGCAAGCCCTGCATCGCATCAATTTCAGCAGTTCGGTGAACATGCTCAATTCCGGCGTCAGCCTGACCGCGCAGGCGGGCGAAACCATCAATGTCTACGCCGCCATCACCACCAACGGCGGCAATGTGACCCTGTCGGCGAATGACCCTGCTAGCACCAGCGGCAACTATGGCCCGGGATCGAACGTCAATCTGAACGCGGCCATTACCAGCAACGGCGGCAACATTTCGCTATCGGGCGCCAGCATCGAGGGCGCCGCCGCGGTCCATGTCGGCAACGGCAATCTGAGCTTGCGCGCGAATGACGCGCTGGGCGGCATCAATCTGTCGGGCGGCGCCGGCCAGCTTGCTGGCAACGGCATCGCCGGCCAGACGGTGACCCTGCAGGCCGACAATATTACCGTTGCCGGCGGCATCGACGTCGGCGGCACGGCGGGCGGCGCAAATGTCATCATCAAGCCCCTGAGCAGTGCGCGCAGCATCGACCTGGGCACCAAATCGGGTACGGCCCTCAGTTTGAACGCGGTTGAGCTGGCCGGCATCTCGGCCGCGTCGCTGACCATCGGCGACGGCACGAACACGGGCGGCTTGCGGATATCAGATGCGCTTGCCAGGAGCGGCGATCTGCACCTCAATTCCGGTTCCGCCATCACGGCCACGGGCGCCGTGACGGTGGGCGGCAGCTTTGTGCTCGACGGCGGCGCCTGGGTGCAAAACGCGGCGGCCCTGCCAGGATTTAGCGCCAGAAACTTCACCATCGGCAGCGGCGCCAGTTTCCTGCGCGTGGCCGGCGGCGACGGTGCCGCCACACCTTATCTGCTCGCCGATATCTATGGCTTGCAAGGCATCGCCAGCCTCGGTCTGGGCAACAGCTATCGCCTGGCCGGCAATATCGACGCCAGCGGCACGGCGAACTGGAACGATGGCCAGGGCTTTGTGCCGATCGCCGGCAGCGGCAGCGGTTTTTCCGGCGTGTTCGATGGCGGCGGATTTACGCTCAGCAATTTGAAAATCGACCGCAGCCTGGTGCCAGGACCGGCGGCAGGCCTGTTTGGCACCGTGCAGGGCGGCACCTTGCGCAACCTGACCCTGAGCGGCGGCAGCGTCACCGGCAGGGCGAACGTGGGCGCGCTGGCTGGCGAGGTCGTCAGCGGCACTATATCCGGCGTGAACAGCAGCGTCGCCGTCAGCGGCCAGCGCAATGTGGGCGGCCTGGTGGGCAGCAACGGCGGCGCCATCACGCTGTCGGCCAGCAGCGGCGCCGTCACCGGCGTCAATGCCGACAACGGCGGCGCCATCGGCGGCCTGGCGGGATCGAATGCGTCCGGCGCCAGCATCGCGACTTCGTACGCCACCGGCGTGGTGACGGGCGCGCGCGAGATGATCGGCGGCCTGGTCGGCAATAACCAGGGCGCGCTGAGCCAGTCTTATGCCACCGGCAATGTCAGCGGCGCGCGCAGCATCGGCGGCCTGGTGGGCTTGAACGGCGGCAGCATCGACGATGCATATGCCAGCGGCGCCGTGGGCCGGGCCGTTACTGCCGATCCCATCCTGTCCATGGAAAACATGGGCGGGCTGGTCGGTGAAAGCACGGGCAGCGTCAGCCATGTCTTCAGCAGCGGCGCCGTGAGCGGCGACGGCTACGCGTCCGTGGGCGCGGTGGCCGGCCGCGTGTCCGCCGGTTCCCCGTTCAGCTATGGCTTTTTCAATTATGAAACATCGCTGGTGCAGACCGGTGGCGGCGGCTCCAGCGGCCGCAGCACGGCGCAGATGCGGCAGCAGGGCAGCTTCAGCGACTACAATTTCAGCAGCGTGTGGCGCATTTACGAAGGCTACACGACGCCGATGCTGAAGGCTTTCCTCAAGCCGCTGCAAGTGAACCTCTCGGGCAATGCCACGGGCAAGGTCTACGATGGCCAGCTGGCCGCCTTCCTCGGTTCGATCGCCTATGTGGGATTGATCGACGGCGACACGGGCGTGAATGGCAGCCTCGGCTACGGCAGCAACGCGCGCAACGTGGGCAGCTATGCAGCGACGGGCCTGTGGTCGACCAAGTACGACATCACCATGGGCGGCACGACGACTTTCGCCATCACGCCGCGCACCCTCAACGTGCAATTTAACGGCGTCAACAAGGTCTATGACGGCACGACGGGCGCCGCGCTGGGTTTTGGCGATGACCGGGTTGCCGGTGACCGCCTGAACCTGTCGGCCCTGGCCAGCTTCAGCGACAAGAATGCGGGCGCGGGCAAGACGGTATTCGTGACGAACCTGAGCCTGGGCGGCGCCGATGCGGGTAATTACCTGCTGACCTCGACGGGCGGCACGACGCAGGCGACGATTGCGCAAAAACAATTGTCGACCTGGGTAGGCAGCGGCAGCGGCTTGTGGAGCGATGCGGCCAACTGGGACGGCGGCGTGGTGCCGGAAGGCGCGAACGTACTGGCTGTCGACTTTAGCAACAGCAAGGGCATCGTGACCTACAGCGCGGCGGCCGGCAACACCATCCTGAAAAACCTGACGGCGTCCGCAGGCTTACTGCTGACGGGCGGCAGCCTGACCCTCGGTGACAAGGCGCCGGATAGTTCCCTGCTGGCCAGCCTGGAAATCAACGGCGGCAACCTGTTGCTGAACGGCAGCCTGTCGGCGGACCGTTACGTGCAAGGCGGCGGCGTGTTGAGCGGCAATGGCAACTTGCTCGTCGCCAACAGCTTTAATCAGACTGCCGGCGCCATCCGGCTGGCAGGCCAGCTGGCCATCACGCAAGCGGCTGGCGACTTGCGCTTCGCCAGCCTGGCGGCCAACGATGTGCAGCTGAGCGCCTTGAACGGCGCCATCGGCCAGGACGGTGCGCTGCTCGCCAGCAGCCTGACCGTGCAGGCGCGCGACGGCATCGTGCTGAGTAATGCGGGCAATCAGGTCAGCAGTTTTAGCGCCAACAATCGTGCCGGGGGCGGCATTGCGCTGAACAATACCTCGGCGCCGGGCACCTTGGCCTTGGGAACGCTGACCACTGGCGCGGGCAATATCGCCATCGACAACACGGGCGGCGTCACGGCTGGCAATATCGATGCCAATGGCGGCAACGTCAGCGTGACGGCGCACAGCCCCGTTGCCGTCAACGGCAGGATCGCGGGCAATGACATCGCGCTCAATGCCGGCACGGACGTACTGCTGGGCGATGGCGCGCAACTGGTAGCGGCGCGCGACATCAGCCTGGCGGCGGGACGCGACATCAGTATCAAGGGCAACTCCCGCGTAGCCAGCGGCGGCAATTTTACCGCCAGCGCAGAAGGCAATGTGCTGTTTGCGGACACGGCAAGTTTCACTTTGCCGGCCGCTGCCAGCATGAGCGTGCTGGCGAAAACGGGCAGCATCACGGGCACGCAGGGCGTGCGCATCAATCGCCAGCGCACCAGCGTCGGCTTGCAGGCGCCGAATGGCACGGTCAGCATGGCGGATGCCATTTTCCTGCCCGTCACGACCGTCGAACAGCCCGTCATCATCAACGTCATCATCAATAACACATTGAACGTCATCAAGCAGGCCGACTATGCCAACGTCCCGCTCGTTTCCAAACTGCCGGCCAAGCCTGCTGACAAGGTACCGGACGACAAGGATGTTACCGCCTCCGCAGGTGACTCAACAGGACTTACAAAAAATGAATCTGTTAAAAAAATGTACTGCAATTAA
- a CDS encoding ShlB/FhaC/HecB family hemolysin secretion/activation protein — MTYRLVHLLAGSALLFAVGAAGAAVSMDDAAPATQGDGVPRFEIRRFDVQGNTLLTPAQVQALLAPYTGAQRDFSDIARAVEALEGAYRERGYSAVQVQLPEQELERGVVRLSVLQTPLGKLAIGGNTHVDEANVRRALPSLREGETPNLPALSQSLRLANENPARKIEVRLQADEPAGAIDAIVTVADEKPWKAMLNVDNTGNAQTGKTHVGVVLQHANLFGLDHVASLQYTSSLEKPDKVGVYGAGYHLPLYALGDSMDFFASYSNVDSGSVSAGIFDLAVSGQGSMAGIRYNQNFARSGDFEPKLVYGIDYKAYRNSVQLFGMELGADVTVHPLSVSYIGNWTLPTGETSVAVTFAHNIPGGKHGAQADFDRVRAHAKAAYNTVRLSASAGRVLAGDWQWRALANAQITPDALVPGEQFGAGGAASVRGFAEREVSNDSGVNLNLELYTPNWCGQVLAYQCRALAFYDTAWLRRNHALPGESASQGISSGGLGLRLLLSRYANLQLDYAHVVNGGDTGQRGANRLHFRLALAY, encoded by the coding sequence ATGACATATCGTTTGGTGCACCTGCTTGCGGGTTCCGCGCTGCTGTTCGCCGTCGGCGCCGCCGGCGCCGCTGTTTCCATGGATGACGCCGCGCCTGCCACGCAGGGCGACGGCGTGCCGCGCTTCGAGATCCGCCGCTTCGACGTCCAGGGCAATACCCTGCTCACGCCCGCGCAAGTGCAGGCCCTGCTGGCGCCCTACACGGGAGCGCAGCGCGATTTTTCCGACATCGCGCGCGCCGTCGAGGCGCTGGAGGGGGCTTACCGCGAGCGCGGTTACAGCGCCGTGCAGGTGCAACTGCCCGAGCAGGAACTGGAGCGCGGCGTGGTGCGCCTGAGCGTGCTGCAAACGCCGCTGGGCAAGCTTGCCATCGGCGGCAATACGCATGTGGACGAAGCCAACGTGCGGCGCGCCTTGCCGTCTCTTCGCGAAGGCGAGACGCCGAACTTGCCGGCCCTGTCGCAAAGCCTGAGGCTGGCCAATGAAAACCCGGCGCGCAAGATCGAAGTGCGGCTGCAAGCCGATGAACCGGCGGGCGCCATCGACGCCATCGTCACGGTGGCCGACGAAAAGCCCTGGAAAGCCATGCTCAACGTGGACAATACGGGCAACGCGCAAACGGGCAAGACGCACGTGGGCGTGGTGCTGCAGCATGCGAATCTGTTCGGCCTCGATCATGTCGCCAGCCTGCAATACACGAGCAGCCTGGAAAAGCCGGACAAGGTGGGCGTGTATGGCGCCGGCTACCACTTGCCGCTGTATGCGCTGGGCGACTCGATGGATTTTTTTGCCAGCTATTCGAACGTCGATTCGGGCAGCGTCTCGGCCGGCATTTTCGACCTGGCCGTCAGCGGCCAGGGCAGCATGGCCGGCATCCGCTACAACCAGAACTTTGCCCGCAGCGGCGATTTCGAACCCAAGCTCGTGTACGGCATCGACTACAAGGCTTACCGCAACAGCGTGCAGCTGTTCGGCATGGAACTGGGCGCCGACGTCACCGTGCATCCGCTCAGCGTCAGCTATATCGGCAACTGGACCTTGCCCACGGGCGAGACCAGCGTGGCGGTCACCTTCGCGCACAATATCCCTGGCGGCAAGCACGGCGCGCAAGCCGATTTCGACCGCGTGCGCGCGCACGCCAAGGCGGCCTACAACACGGTGCGCCTGAGCGCCAGTGCGGGACGCGTGCTGGCCGGCGACTGGCAATGGCGCGCGCTCGCCAACGCGCAGATCACGCCCGATGCGCTGGTGCCGGGCGAGCAGTTCGGCGCCGGCGGCGCCGCGTCCGTGCGCGGCTTTGCCGAGCGCGAGGTATCGAACGATTCGGGCGTCAACCTGAACCTGGAGCTGTACACGCCGAACTGGTGCGGCCAGGTGCTCGCTTACCAGTGCCGCGCGCTGGCGTTCTATGACACGGCCTGGCTGCGCCGCAACCATGCGCTGCCCGGCGAAAGCGCGTCGCAAGGCATCAGCAGCGGCGGCCTCGGCCTGCGTTTGCTGCTGAGCCGCTACGCCAATCTGCAACTCGATTACGCCCATGTCGTCAATGGCGGCGACACGGGACAGCGGGGCGCCAACCGCCTGCATTTCCGCCTCGCCTTAGCCTACTAG